The genomic region CGATTAGGAGTATACCCGGCCCCTGGATGGATGTCAAGGGGCCGGAGCGTTTATTCGCAATGGGCGTCGATAAATATTATCGATTGATTGTAACTGCGGTTTGATGGAGGTCGCCGCCGGCGCTGTAGACTACCGAAATCGTGAAGGAGTCGGAGTCGCCGATGACTTTGAGCGCCTGGTCGAAGTCGACTTTGTTCTTGACCGTGGTTTTGCCGACGCGCTGGATGACGGTGCCGACGAGCGGCATGCCGGCCGACAGGGAGGCGGCTTCCGCCGGGCTGTTTGTCTCGACGGCGACAACCGTGACGCCTTGCGTGGTCGCGGGGAGAGACATCTCCTGGCGGTCGTGCGGGGTGATGTCGCGGATGCTCAGGCCGAGCTTGGAGGTCGCCGGGTTGGTGACGTCGGAAGCGCTGGGCACTTCGCCGGGAACGGGCGGCGCGGGGATCAGGGTGACGTTGGTGACGAGCGGGACGCCGCCGCGCACATACGCCACTTTGATCGACTTGCCGGGCTCGGTGTCGGCGATCGCCTGCCGGAGGCTGACCTCGCCGGTGACGGGCTCGCCGTTGAAGTAGGTGATGATGTCCGAGGCTTCAATGCCGGCTTTGCCGGCGGGACTGTCCACACGGACATCGCGGACAAAGGCGCCGGCCGCCTGGCTGAACTCCTGCTGAAGGGCAGGGGTCAGGTCATCCGGGGCGATGCCGAGGTAACCGCGTGTTACCTTCCCTTTGGTGATCAGCGAGTTCATAATCGACTGCGCGGTGGCGCTGGGGATGGCGAACCCGACGCCGGAGCTGGCTTCGACCGGGGATTCGATTGCGACGTTGATGCCGATAACATTGCCGTCAATGTTGAAGAGGGGACCGCCGGAGTTGCCGGGATTGATCGCCGCGTCCGTTTGGATCAGGTCGGGATAGTACCGGCCGGAGCCGGCGGTTTCTCCCGGGATGCGCTGGTGGCGGCCCAGGGCGCTGATGACGCCGACCGTCATCGTATTTTCCAGATTGAATGGGCTGCCGACGGCGATGGCCCACTGGCCGGGCTGGACCTGCCCCGAGTCCGCGAACTGGGCGGCGGGCAGCTTGGCGTTGCCGGGATCGATTTTCACGACGGCGAGGTCGCTGCGGTAGTCGGGATAGACCTTCCCCTTGAACTGGCGGCCATCGGAGAGGGTGACCGTCACCATGCCGTTGGCGGCGCCGTCGACGACGTGGTCGTTGGTCAGGATATAGCCGTCGGGGCGTACGATCACGCCGGATCCCGTCGCCTCAAAGCGCCGCTGCGTGCGCGGCGTCAAAGGATGAGAGTTCGGGGGCGCGCCCGGGGTTCCCGTGGACGGCGGAGCCGCCGGGCCTTTGGACGGCGTCTGGGGCTTCGGCTTCTTGGGCGTCTCCGGCGCGCCGGATTTCGGCGCGCTCTTGTCGGTCGGCGGCGCGGGCGCGCCGGGCTTCACGGGAGCGTCCGGCGTGGTCGGAGTATCGGGGGTATCGGGACCGTCTCCAGGCGATTGATCCGGCGACATGCCGAAATCCGTCGCGTCCACGCTGCGGAAGCGCTCCACTTTGATATTGACGACGCTCGGTTCGACTGTTTTCGCAATCTTCGTGAAGGCGTCCTGCATATCGAGCAGCAGCGACTTTTGCTCCGGCGACGTGGGTGGGGGCGGGATCGTCCCCGCCGGCTTCGCCGGAGCGGCGAGCAGAGGACCGGCGGGGGCGGACAGTGTCAACATCAGGGCGCTCGCTGCGAGCATATTCCCCCGGCGTCGTGGGCGGCTGACGAAAATCATTCACATCTCCTTGATGCAATCATTGCGGACGGATGCTGAATCGGAATTATACCCGTCTTGCGCAAAGTGCGACTCTCATACAATAGAAAAAGCCCCAGCGCGTCATTGCGCCGGGGCGGTGTCGTCATTCTCATCGACGATTACGGGAATACGCCCGTGGATCGCCGAAGCTGCTGAACTGCTGTTCGGCGAACGAGGCGTATCCGGGATTCTGAGAGACCATCAAGCCATATCCCTCTTGACCGTAATCTCGGCGCGCCTCGATGCCGCGATCCAGATGCATGATCGGGACGGTGGGGCTGGCGAAGATATCGCCGCTCGCCGGGTCGGAGACGCTGAGCAGAGGAGTGGGTGCGCGCCGAGTGAGCGCCACAGTGAAGGGCATGTGCTTGTCCGGCTGCCGTGAATAGGTCAGCGCCAGCGTGCCGGCCCCGAACGGAGCCGCAACGGCCAGAACGCTGATGCAGGAGAGCGCCATGGCCGTAGCCAGGCGTTTCGCCCGCTGCGGACGAACGGAGAACGAAAGGCACAAATTGATCTGCGAGATCGCTTCTTCCGTCGCAATGCGTTTCCGGATCTCATACTCCAGAGCGCTGGTCGGCTGCGGGCGGGAAACCGCCCGCAGCAGGACTTTGACTTCCTGGATGACGTGATATTCTTCACGACAGGCGGAGCAGCGCTCCATATGCTGGGCAACCTCCAGCATCTGAACACCTGTCAATCGGCCATCAGAATAGGGAGATAGCAGCTCTCGTGTTCTGCGACAATTCACAGGGGAAACACTCCTCGTCGATCAACGTGGTATGGTTGAACTTCGCTCAATGCGCCTCCGCAAGCTTGCGCTCCACCTGGAACTGCGCGATCTTCTGCCGAAGCAGCTTGCGTCCTCGGTGCAGGCGGGACCGAACGGTGCCGAGCGAACAGCGCATCGCCGCGCTGACTTCTTCATAGGACATGCCTTCGATGTCCGCCAATACCACCGTCATGCGGAAATCCGCCGGCAGGCTATTGAGCGCGCGCTGGATATGTTCGTCCAGCTCATCGGACATTACCATCCGCTCCGGATTGGAGGCGGCGTCGGGGATCTCCAGAAAAACATCGTCCGAGCGTCCGCCCATATCGAGCGGCTGATCCAGAGACTGTAGGCGCGCCTTCGGTTTGCGTCGCAGATCATCGACAAACAGGTTCGACATGATCTTGTAAAGCCAGTTGTCGAACGGCCAGTCCCGGCGATAATTGCCAAAAAATCGGAACGCGCGGACAAACGCCTCCTGAGTGAGGTCCTCAGCGTCGGCGTGGTTGCCGGTCATACGATAAGCAATATTATATGCGTGTTTATGATAGCGCTGAACAAGGCGGTCGAATTCATGACGGCGTTCAACCTGCCCCTGGGCGGCGCCGGCGAGACTCTGCGGTGTCGCTGCGGCGTCGATCATTTCTGCCATTTGTGTGCGTCCTCTCTTCCCAATACGAAACCTGGTGAAACGAAGTTCCCGGTTCGCGTATTTTTCGGGATTTCGTCGACAATAATAAAACGCGCCTTCTACTCCATTGGTTCCTTTATGATCCATTTATACTTCGAAAACGTGAAGAAAAGATGAAAAGAACACCACGGACGATTCCGCAAGGTTTTATTCCATGTTTTCGCCTCCGATTGACAGGGCTTTCATTAGGGTGGTATAATACGCCGTTGTCAAGAATTGTTGTCGACGTTAGAAGAACGTTATTGCAGAGGGGGGATTGTGTTTGACGCAGGTTCAGGTGCGGCCTAATGAGTCGCTCGACAGCGCGCTGAAGCGCTTTAAGAAGCAAATTCAGCAGACTGGAATTCTCAAGGAGGCTCGTGAGCACGAGCATTACGAGAAGCCCAGCGACAAGAAGCGCAAGGCGGAAGCCGCTGCGCGGCGCAAGCGTAGCAAGAACGAAGACAAAGAGAAGAACTAGTTTCTGCGGAACGGCGCGCGCACCACAAATGCGCGCGCCGTTCTTTTCCGCGAACTCTTTCGACCTTCCCCTGTGCTGTCATGGCAAAAGAACCCGGACATTCCTTTACATTCTCGCGCACCGGACGATCCCGTCTGTCGCTGCGCCACGCGGATACTCCCGCTCGCGTCAAATCGCGCAAGCCCGGACGACGCGCGCCTCAAGTGCGTCCCGCATTCAATTTTGGGCGAATCGCGCTTTATTTCATCACCCTCCTCACTCTTTCCGCACTCCTTTCTCTGCACTTACTTCCCGATAAAGTCGCCCTGCATGTCGGCGACGTGAGCGATATCGACGTTCGCGCGCAGCGAACCACGAGCTATGTGGATCAGCTCGCGACCCAGCAGCTGCGAGATGAAGCCGCCGCGCGCGCCGAAGTCGCCTACACATCGGTCCCGTACGCCGCCTCCGAGTCCGATCAGACGATTCAGGACATCTTCACGCATTTGCGCCGCGAGCGGTCCGCCGCCGCGCCGAGCGCGCCGCATGTCGCGGCGATTTTGCGTCAGGAAGTCGGCGTGATGGTTTCGACGCCTTCGCTGCTGGCGCCGCTGCTTCAGGACGCCACCGCCGGCTACCATATCGATCAGGCGGAGCGCGTGATGCGCTCGGCTGTCCACGACGCCCTGGAGAACGAAATTCGCGACGATCATCCCGCCGATCTTTCGCGCGCCCAGGAAGAAGTCGCGGAAAAGATCTCCGCCTCGATGCTGCCCAGGTCCTATCTACCGGCCGTGACGCGTCTCGCCAACTCGGCGGTGCATCCCAACCGCGCGCGCGACGACCGCCGGACGGAAGCGGCCCGCGACGCCGAACGGCGCCTTGTCGCTCCTCAGATCAACCGGATCTTCACCGGAGACCTGGTGGTCCGGCGCGGCGAAACGGTGACGACCGCGACCGTCGACAAGCTGCGCGCTCTCGGACTGCAAAACCCCAGGCTCGATCCGATGATGATCGCCTGTGTTTCTCTGCTGGTGACGATGCTGCTGAGCCTGGTCTGCCTTTATTTGTCGCGCTACTATCCGCGAGTGTACGTTTCGACGAAGACATTGGTCCTGCTGAGCGTCCTGGTCGTACTCTGTATCCTCGGACTGAAGCTTGGCGACACCATTCTGGGCGTGCGCCTCTCCGGATCACAATATGGATATGTCGGCATGCTCTGCGTCGCCTCGACGGGCATGCTGATTTCGGCGCTGGTGAATCCTCGGCTCGCGCTGCTGATTACGGCGCTGCTCGCGGCGCAGTCCGGGTTTATTTTGGGCGACGACCTGCGCTTCTGTATCATGACGCTGCTCTCCACGCTGGTGGGAATCTACGCCGTCTCCGATATTCGTAGCCGCAGCGACGTCGTTCGCGCCGCCGCCGCGCTCAGCCTCGTCAATGTCGCGCTTTCGCTGGTGGTCGGCAAGATTGAAAACGACGCCTGGGCGGACATGCAGCGCGCCGCGTTCTGGGCGATCGGGTCCGGCGTCATGTCCGTGGCGCTCTTTTCGCTGGGCGCCGCGCTTTTCGAGCGTCTCTTCGGCATCACGACGCATCTGGGGCTGCTGGAGCTTTCGGATCCCAATCGGCCGCTGCTGCAAAAGTTCTGTCAGCTTGCGCCAGGCACCTACACCCACTCCGTCATGGTCGGCAATCTGGCGGTCACGGCGTGCGAGGCGATCGGCGCCGATGCGCTGCTCTGCCGCGTCGGCGCTTACTACCATGACCTGGGGAAAATGCGCCGGCCCGAGTTCTTTATCGAGAACCAGCTCGGCGGCTCCAATATCCACAACAAGCTGAACCCGTCGCTGTCGGCCCTTGTCCTGACGGCTCATGTGAAGGAAGGTCTGGAGATCGCGGAGGAAGAAAATCTGCCGCCGGTCATCAAGGACTTCATTTCCCAGCATCACGGCACCAGCCTGATCCGATACTTCTACCACCAGCAGACACTGTTCGACGGCGGCGACGCCGCCCCCGGCCTGGAGCAGCAGTTCCGCTACGGCGGTCCCAAGCCGCAGAGCCGCGAAACGGCGATCCTGATGCTCGCGGACAGCGTCGAAGCGGCGTCGCGCACGCTGGACAAGCCGACCGTGGGCCGTATCGAGGATCTGGTGGATCAGATTATCAGCACGCACCTGGGCGACGGCCAATTGGACGAATGCGATCTCACCCTGCGCGACCTGCGCGGGATTCGTGACGCCTTCGTGCACCTGCTCGGCGGCATGCTGCACAATCGCATTGAATATCCGGACGCATTGAAACAAGCTTCGGGCAAAACGGATAAGACGGATAAGAATGGAATTACTGATAAGCCGGCGGACGAACGAGTACTCATCGCTGAAGTACAAGAAGAGCCTGAGGTCGGCGATAAAAGCTCTGTTGCGGCGTGAAGACGCCTCGAAGGATTCGGAGATCAGCATCGTTCTTTGCGACGACGACTTTATCCAGGATTTGAACCGCGCCCATCGCGGCAAGGATAAACCGACGGATGTGCTGTCGTTTCCTCAGGACGACGATCTCGTTTTGGGGGACATCGTCATTTCTCTTCCGACCGCCGAACGGCAGGCGCGGGCGGCTGGCTGGCCGATGGAGGACGAGGTCGTTTTGCTCGGGATCCATGGCGTGCTCCACCTTCTTGGGTATGATGACGAAACGGCGGAAGAGGCCGCGCGGATGCGCGATATCTCCGCCGAAGTCCTGACGGCGTCGGGAATCGCCCTTCCTCCCGGATCGCAGCATCCCTACTTTGTCGACTATGATTAAGGCAATCAGAAACACCACGCATGCGTCCCGTACCTCGTCCTAAGAACCATCTCGATTCGTTCCGCTATGCCGTCGAAGGCATCGTCCATACCTTCCGCACGCAAAAGCACATGCGCTTCCACTTCTTCACGGTCGTGCTGGTGCTGCTGATCAGCGCGCTGCTGCGCATGAACCGTGTGGAAATGGCCATCTTATTCCTGGTCGTCTCCAGTGTTTTGATCGCGGAAATGCTGAACACGGCGATTGAGAGCGTGGTGGACATGGTGACGCAGGCGTACCATCCGCTGGCGAAGCTCGCCA from Capsulimonas corticalis harbors:
- a CDS encoding HD family phosphohydrolase, with translation MAKEPGHSFTFSRTGRSRLSLRHADTPARVKSRKPGRRAPQVRPAFNFGRIALYFITLLTLSALLSLHLLPDKVALHVGDVSDIDVRAQRTTSYVDQLATQQLRDEAAARAEVAYTSVPYAASESDQTIQDIFTHLRRERSAAAPSAPHVAAILRQEVGVMVSTPSLLAPLLQDATAGYHIDQAERVMRSAVHDALENEIRDDHPADLSRAQEEVAEKISASMLPRSYLPAVTRLANSAVHPNRARDDRRTEAARDAERRLVAPQINRIFTGDLVVRRGETVTTATVDKLRALGLQNPRLDPMMIACVSLLVTMLLSLVCLYLSRYYPRVYVSTKTLVLLSVLVVLCILGLKLGDTILGVRLSGSQYGYVGMLCVASTGMLISALVNPRLALLITALLAAQSGFILGDDLRFCIMTLLSTLVGIYAVSDIRSRSDVVRAAAALSLVNVALSLVVGKIENDAWADMQRAAFWAIGSGVMSVALFSLGAALFERLFGITTHLGLLELSDPNRPLLQKFCQLAPGTYTHSVMVGNLAVTACEAIGADALLCRVGAYYHDLGKMRRPEFFIENQLGGSNIHNKLNPSLSALVLTAHVKEGLEIAEEENLPPVIKDFISQHHGTSLIRYFYHQQTLFDGGDAAPGLEQQFRYGGPKPQSRETAILMLADSVEAASRTLDKPTVGRIEDLVDQIISTHLGDGQLDECDLTLRDLRGIRDAFVHLLGGMLHNRIEYPDALKQASGKTDKTDKNGITDKPADERVLIAEVQEEPEVGDKSSVAA
- a CDS encoding sigma-70 family RNA polymerase sigma factor — translated: MAEMIDAAATPQSLAGAAQGQVERRHEFDRLVQRYHKHAYNIAYRMTGNHADAEDLTQEAFVRAFRFFGNYRRDWPFDNWLYKIMSNLFVDDLRRKPKARLQSLDQPLDMGGRSDDVFLEIPDAASNPERMVMSDELDEHIQRALNSLPADFRMTVVLADIEGMSYEEVSAAMRCSLGTVRSRLHRGRKLLRQKIAQFQVERKLAEAH
- a CDS encoding anti-sigma factor family protein is translated as MNCRRTRELLSPYSDGRLTGVQMLEVAQHMERCSACREEYHVIQEVKVLLRAVSRPQPTSALEYEIRKRIATEEAISQINLCLSFSVRPQRAKRLATAMALSCISVLAVAAPFGAGTLALTYSRQPDKHMPFTVALTRRAPTPLLSVSDPASGDIFASPTVPIMHLDRGIEARRDYGQEGYGLMVSQNPGYASFAEQQFSSFGDPRAYSRNRR
- the rpsU gene encoding 30S ribosomal protein S21 — protein: MTQVQVRPNESLDSALKRFKKQIQQTGILKEAREHEHYEKPSDKKRKAEAAARRKRSKNEDKEKN
- the ybeY gene encoding rRNA maturation RNase YbeY, translating into MRREDASKDSEISIVLCDDDFIQDLNRAHRGKDKPTDVLSFPQDDDLVLGDIVISLPTAERQARAAGWPMEDEVVLLGIHGVLHLLGYDDETAEEAARMRDISAEVLTASGIALPPGSQHPYFVDYD
- a CDS encoding trypsin-like peptidase domain-containing protein, with amino-acid sequence MIFVSRPRRRGNMLAASALMLTLSAPAGPLLAAPAKPAGTIPPPPTSPEQKSLLLDMQDAFTKIAKTVEPSVVNIKVERFRSVDATDFGMSPDQSPGDGPDTPDTPTTPDAPVKPGAPAPPTDKSAPKSGAPETPKKPKPQTPSKGPAAPPSTGTPGAPPNSHPLTPRTQRRFEATGSGVIVRPDGYILTNDHVVDGAANGMVTVTLSDGRQFKGKVYPDYRSDLAVVKIDPGNAKLPAAQFADSGQVQPGQWAIAVGSPFNLENTMTVGVISALGRHQRIPGETAGSGRYYPDLIQTDAAINPGNSGGPLFNIDGNVIGINVAIESPVEASSGVGFAIPSATAQSIMNSLITKGKVTRGYLGIAPDDLTPALQQEFSQAAGAFVRDVRVDSPAGKAGIEASDIITYFNGEPVTGEVSLRQAIADTEPGKSIKVAYVRGGVPLVTNVTLIPAPPVPGEVPSASDVTNPATSKLGLSIRDITPHDRQEMSLPATTQGVTVVAVETNSPAEAASLSAGMPLVGTVIQRVGKTTVKNKVDFDQALKVIGDSDSFTISVVYSAGGDLHQTAVTINR